The sequence ACTATCTTCAGATTTAAATTCGCCTTCAGTCGGACGACCCAAGTGAGAGGTCACCATCACCGCCGCACCAGCATCCAAACACATCTGAACTGCAGGCATAGACGCCCGAATACGGGTGTCTTCTGTAATGTTCCCCGCTTCATCTTGGGGAACATTAAGGTCAGACCGGATTAAAACCCGTTTTCCCTTCAATTGGCCTGACTGGGCCAATTCACTTAAACGCTTAACTTTGAATAAGGTATCCGGCATGAGAATGTATAAATAAGGTGGTTTTTAGGGAATGCTCCATTCTAAATCGTCCAGCCTTCGCACCCAAGGGATCTGAGCCATCAAACCACCCCGCCTGCTCTACAATAGGAGTTTGGGCGCATTTTCAGTCGGGGGAGCTAAAACCCTGGTTGAGCGCCCCGATTAACCAGATACAAAAAGGTAGAGAAAATGTCGATGTCCGACCGCGATGGCTTTATTTGGTCCGATGGGAAGCTAATTCCTTGGCGAGAGGCCAATATTCACGTCCTTACACACAGCCTGCATTACGGCATGGGCGTATTTGAGGGAATCCGGGCCTACAAGACTCCTAATGGCACAGCCATTTTCCGCCTTCCAGAGCACGTCAAACGTCTCTTTAATGGCACCAAGATCTTCCAAATGAATATGCCATTCAGCCAGCAAGAAATTACCAAGGGCATTATTGACGTAGTCAATAGTAATGAGCTGGAGGCTTGCTACATCCGCCCAATTATTTTTATTGGCTCCCAAAAACTAGGCATCTCCCCGAAGGGTAACTCTATCCATACTGCAATCGCAGCCTGGGAATGGGGTGCTTATCTCGGCGAGGATGGTATTAACAAAGGTATTCGTGTGAAGACTTCTTCATTTACGCGTCACTTTGTGAACTCTTCATTAGTACGCGCTAAGGCATCTGGCTATTACATCAACTCCATTTTGGCTAACCAAGAAGTCACTGCCAATGGATATGACGAAGCCCTATTACTAGATACTGAAGGTTATGTGTCTGAGGGATCTGGTGAAAATATTTTCATGGTGAGCGATGGCATTGTTTATACGCCTGATTTAGCTTCATGCTTAGATGGCATTACACGCGATTCAATTATTGAGATTGTGAAAGATCTCGGCTTAGAGTTGCGCGAGAAACGCATCACTCGCGATGAAATCTATTCTGCTGATGAAGCTTTCTTCACTGGCACTGCTGCTGAAGTAACCCCGATTCGTGAGCTTGATGATCGCACTATCGGTGATGGTAAGCGCGGTCCTATCACTGAAAAAATTCAGAAGACGTATTTTGATGCTGTTTATGGCAGAAGTGATAAATACAAATCTTGGCTCACCTACGTGAAATAATTTCTTTTAGTGTTTAGGAATAGCATATGACTCAAGCTCAAGCGTTAATGGTAGATGGTAAAGATCTCCCATTACATTGCCCAACGAATCAAACACCAGCCTGGAACTCTCATCCACGGGTGTTCTTGGACATCACCAAAACCGGGGAAGCAAAGTGTCCATACTGTGGCGCTGAGTACAAACTCATTCCTGGCACCGAGCCACACGGACACTGAGCCTCATCAGCGCCTTTCATCAGGCGCTGAGTCGGGATACAACATATGCGAAGTATTCTGATCATCGCCCCGAACTGGATTGGGGATGCTGTAACTACCCAGCCACTTCTGGCCACTCTCAAAGCACAATATCCAGAATCTAGAATTGATGTTCTGGCTAGCCATTGGGTTGCACCCATCTATCGCGCTTGCTCGGAAGTTAACCAAGTCATTGAAGCCCAGCTCGAACATAAAAAACTACAGTGGAATTTACGCAAACAGTTAGCTAAAGAGATTGAATCTAAAAACTATCAAGCCTGTTTTGTATTACCCAATAGCTTTAAGTCTGCTCTTATTCCTTGGCTGGCTAATATTCCATTTCGTATTGGCTATCGTGGTGAATGCCGTTTTGGCCTGATCAATGTAGCGCTTGATAATCCCAGCAAAGTGAATCGCCCACCGATGGTGGAACACTACTTAGCACTCAGCCATCTCCTCAAAGAAGGTGAGCTAGCCACTTCGGTCAAGCTAACACCTAAGCTCAATATCCCGCAGATAGCAAAACAATTAGTAGAAAAAAAGATTCAGGATCATGGCGTCAATCCTCAATCTATTTACGTACTGTGTCCCGGTGCAGAATATGGCCCTACTAAGCGCTGGCCTACCGACCATTTTGCAAAACTCACAAAGCTTTTATTAGCCGAAAATTCTAGCAATCAGGTGATCTTGTTAGGCGGCAAAGGTGACCATATTCTTGGCCAGGAAATTACATCCCAAGCGGGAGCTGTAGACAATCTGCAGAACTGGTGTGGTGAAACCTCGCTAGATGAAGCGATTGCCCTAATTAGCATGAGTAAGGCCGTCATCAGCAATGATTCGGGCTTAATGCACATTGCAGCAGCTCTCAATACTCCTCAGATTGCTATCTTTGGATCCAGTGATCCAGCCCATACTCCACCCCTTTCCAATAAGGCTAAGGTGATCTGGTTGAATATGTCTTGCAGCCCATGCCATAAAAGAGAGTGTCCTTTAGGCCACTTACTGTGCTTAAAAGACATCCTGCCGGAACAAGTATTCGCTACACTCAACACCTTGTAGTAATTTCTCAGGAAAAGTGAGCTATGTCCAAACTTGCCAGACTCTTTCATAATGCAGATGAAGTAGTGGATGCTTGGCGCGATGCATTGCGTCATCGGGATGTACAAAGCGCCTTAGATATTTGGCTTGATGATGACTCTATTACCTGCGTACTACCTGAAGGTCACCGCTTAAGTGGACATGCTGAAATCCGCAAGGGTCTAGAACGTTTACTCTCTAAGCAGCCCTTATTTCTTGAGCCAATTGCTTGTATTAGCCACACTATCTTGGGTGCTGCGGTATATGACACCACAGAAGCAGTTCACCTCAGAGCAGATCAAGTAGAGGCTGAGTTTTTTCTTAATATCACCTTGGTCCTTCTGCAAGATAGTCAAGGTTGGCGCATCGCCCATTTACACGCAAGTCGCTCTACCGAAGAAACATTTGACGCTCCGTCAACACCACACGGACTGCATTAATCATCATCATGGATGAGCAAGTATTACGATCGCTCATCAAATGGCCTAATGTGCCAGATTGCTACGGCTGGCTTGCTTTAGATAGAAGAGGTCAATGGCGCATGCGGGATGAATTTGCGCAGCAACATCAATTACCAGGACAAGTCATTAATCATCAGGGATTAAAAGAATTTATCGCTAGAAACTATACCAGCGATGG comes from Polynucleobacter sp. MWH-Svant-W18 and encodes:
- a CDS encoding branched-chain amino acid transaminase; amino-acid sequence: MSMSDRDGFIWSDGKLIPWREANIHVLTHSLHYGMGVFEGIRAYKTPNGTAIFRLPEHVKRLFNGTKIFQMNMPFSQQEITKGIIDVVNSNELEACYIRPIIFIGSQKLGISPKGNSIHTAIAAWEWGAYLGEDGINKGIRVKTSSFTRHFVNSSLVRAKASGYYINSILANQEVTANGYDEALLLDTEGYVSEGSGENIFMVSDGIVYTPDLASCLDGITRDSIIEIVKDLGLELREKRITRDEIYSADEAFFTGTAAEVTPIRELDDRTIGDGKRGPITEKIQKTYFDAVYGRSDKYKSWLTYVK
- a CDS encoding zinc-finger domain-containing protein yields the protein MTQAQALMVDGKDLPLHCPTNQTPAWNSHPRVFLDITKTGEAKCPYCGAEYKLIPGTEPHGH
- the waaF gene encoding lipopolysaccharide heptosyltransferase II, giving the protein MRSILIIAPNWIGDAVTTQPLLATLKAQYPESRIDVLASHWVAPIYRACSEVNQVIEAQLEHKKLQWNLRKQLAKEIESKNYQACFVLPNSFKSALIPWLANIPFRIGYRGECRFGLINVALDNPSKVNRPPMVEHYLALSHLLKEGELATSVKLTPKLNIPQIAKQLVEKKIQDHGVNPQSIYVLCPGAEYGPTKRWPTDHFAKLTKLLLAENSSNQVILLGGKGDHILGQEITSQAGAVDNLQNWCGETSLDEAIALISMSKAVISNDSGLMHIAAALNTPQIAIFGSSDPAHTPPLSNKAKVIWLNMSCSPCHKRECPLGHLLCLKDILPEQVFATLNTL
- a CDS encoding nuclear transport factor 2 family protein, with the protein product MSKLARLFHNADEVVDAWRDALRHRDVQSALDIWLDDDSITCVLPEGHRLSGHAEIRKGLERLLSKQPLFLEPIACISHTILGAAVYDTTEAVHLRADQVEAEFFLNITLVLLQDSQGWRIAHLHASRSTEETFDAPSTPHGLH